One Fibrobacter sp. UWB13 DNA window includes the following coding sequences:
- the rhuM gene encoding RhuM family protein — MKKEMTPDNVNKNEIIVYQPEGGEFHIEVRIENETVWLSQAQMAELFHATKQNISLHITKIFKEGELDPKVVVKEYLTTTLHGAISGKTQVHAVKYYNLDVIISVGYRIKSIQGTRFRQWANQVLKDHMLKGYSINQRMFAKGIEPTNLLQAQQLQLEKQGSEIANIKHSVNSRLTAVEQRVDFFVNTVHNAQNQKINQLSNDVKKVMENFIDPTTFKHFLILDGQKLDADIAYTKIYGMAKKNIIIIDNYLGVKTLDLLRGIAKGISIRIISNTKGCAALTPDIVNDFSTARPDINLSILQTSRKFHDRYIFLDYDTPNEKLFHCGSSSKDAGNKITTIMQIECPEIYHALVESP; from the coding sequence ATGAAGAAAGAGATGACGCCTGATAATGTCAATAAAAATGAAATTATCGTATATCAGCCGGAAGGCGGGGAATTCCACATTGAAGTCAGAATCGAAAACGAGACGGTATGGTTATCACAGGCTCAAATGGCGGAACTATTTCACGCTACGAAACAAAATATCAGCCTGCATATCACAAAAATTTTCAAAGAAGGCGAATTAGACCCAAAAGTGGTTGTCAAGGAATACTTGACAACCACTCTACATGGAGCGATAAGCGGAAAAACGCAAGTACATGCAGTAAAATACTACAACCTAGATGTCATCATTTCCGTAGGATATCGCATAAAATCCATTCAAGGAACACGTTTCCGCCAATGGGCCAACCAAGTTCTAAAAGACCATATGCTCAAGGGATATAGCATCAATCAACGGATGTTCGCCAAAGGAATAGAACCGACAAATTTACTCCAAGCACAACAACTACAGCTTGAAAAACAAGGATCAGAGATTGCAAACATCAAGCATTCTGTTAACAGTCGACTTACAGCAGTCGAGCAACGCGTTGATTTTTTCGTCAATACCGTACACAACGCCCAAAATCAAAAGATAAACCAGCTTTCTAACGATGTTAAGAAAGTCATGGAAAATTTCATCGATCCAACAACTTTCAAGCATTTCTTGATTTTGGACGGGCAGAAGCTAGACGCCGATATTGCCTATACTAAAATTTACGGCATGGCGAAAAAGAATATCATCATTATTGACAATTATTTAGGTGTGAAGACTTTAGACCTGCTTCGTGGAATCGCAAAAGGCATATCAATCAGAATCATCAGCAATACAAAGGGTTGTGCGGCTCTCACGCCTGATATTGTCAATGACTTTTCAACCGCAAGGCCTGACATCAATCTTTCAATCCTGCAAACAAGCCGAAAATTCCACGATCGTTATATCTTTTTGGATTACGACACTCCAAATGAAAAACTTTTCCATTGCGGATCATCTAGCAAAGATGCTGGGAATAAAATTACCACCATCATGCAAATTGAATGTCCAGAGATTTACCATGCGCTAGTGGAATCTCCATAA
- a CDS encoding DUF4160 domain-containing protein, translated as MPKIFEAEGFSFFFYMNEHEPVHVHVRKQGKIAKFEILNGYAVPVFGKLSKADMAKASELATENSELIIKKWFEIFG; from the coding sequence ATGCCAAAGATATTCGAAGCGGAAGGATTCTCATTTTTCTTCTACATGAATGAACACGAACCAGTGCATGTCCATGTGAGAAAACAAGGGAAGATTGCAAAGTTTGAAATTCTAAATGGATACGCAGTACCTGTATTCGGAAAACTATCAAAAGCCGATATGGCTAAAGCGAGTGAACTAGCGACTGAAAATAGCGAACTCATCATCAAAAAATGGTTTGAAATTTTCGGATAG
- a CDS encoding DUF2442 domain-containing protein yields the protein MNDITEKDVKRVWVEKDAICVELKDGRIGKELIRDYEPLKKATREQLKNCRVDLDGVWFDDLDEGLALSGFFSPKKTNPVGRIFWLFPELNAAAFARRLGIPQPLFAAYVNGSKKPSAARRKKINDEFHRIGRELMQV from the coding sequence ATGAACGATATAACGGAAAAAGACGTAAAAAGGGTTTGGGTCGAAAAGGATGCCATTTGCGTCGAGCTCAAGGACGGTCGCATAGGGAAAGAACTCATTCGCGATTACGAGCCGCTCAAAAAAGCCACCAGAGAACAGCTGAAAAATTGCAGGGTAGATCTCGATGGCGTATGGTTTGACGATCTAGACGAAGGGCTTGCGCTATCTGGATTTTTCTCGCCCAAGAAAACAAATCCCGTTGGTCGCATATTTTGGCTTTTCCCCGAACTGAACGCAGCCGCATTCGCGCGTCGTTTGGGAATTCCGCAACCACTTTTTGCGGCTTATGTCAATGGCTCTAAGAAGCCATCCGCAGCTAGGCGTAAAAAGATCAACGACGAATTCCATCGAATCGGTCGTGAGTTGATGCAAGTATAA
- a CDS encoding LysR family transcriptional regulator: MTLQQLKYAIAIADTRNITEASKRVFISQPSLTAAIHELEEEMGVTIFNRSNKGVTITNEGDEFLSYARQVLEQATLLEDRYKGGKGGNMIFSVSCQHYSFAVNAFVDVIRKFGGPSYDFTLRETQTNEIIDDVAKMKSEMGVLYLSDKNEKVITKLIQKNNLVFEPLFATPLHVFMSSKNPLAKKEKITLADLKPFPYLTYEQGDFNSFYFAEEPLTAIDFDCPRNIKVRDRATLFNLLIGLDGYTICSGVISHKLNGKNIIAKRLDVHDKMTVGYVMRKGVTKSRYAEAYIAALKKHCK; this comes from the coding sequence ATGACTCTACAACAACTTAAGTACGCCATAGCCATTGCAGACACGCGAAATATTACCGAAGCGTCCAAGCGAGTCTTTATCTCGCAACCGAGCCTTACCGCTGCTATCCACGAACTCGAAGAAGAAATGGGCGTGACGATTTTCAACCGCTCCAACAAAGGCGTGACCATTACAAACGAAGGCGATGAGTTCCTTTCGTACGCAAGGCAGGTTTTGGAACAGGCAACGCTTTTGGAAGACCGCTATAAAGGCGGCAAGGGTGGCAACATGATTTTCTCCGTCAGCTGCCAGCACTATTCTTTTGCCGTGAATGCATTTGTCGATGTTATCCGCAAGTTCGGTGGCCCGAGCTACGATTTTACACTTCGCGAAACGCAAACTAACGAAATCATTGACGATGTCGCCAAAATGAAAAGCGAAATGGGCGTGCTTTACCTCAGTGACAAAAACGAAAAGGTCATCACCAAGCTCATTCAAAAGAACAATCTCGTATTTGAACCGCTTTTTGCAACACCGCTGCACGTGTTCATGTCATCGAAGAATCCGCTCGCGAAAAAAGAAAAAATCACGCTTGCGGATCTCAAACCGTTTCCGTACTTGACTTACGAACAGGGCGATTTCAACTCGTTCTACTTTGCCGAAGAACCGCTCACTGCCATCGATTTCGACTGTCCGCGAAACATCAAAGTCCGTGACCGTGCGACACTTTTCAACTTGCTCATTGGCCTTGACGGCTACACCATTTGCTCCGGCGTCATTAGCCACAAACTCAACGGCAAGAACATCATCGCAAAACGCCTTGATGTCCACGACAAAATGACTGTCGGTTATGTTATGCGCAAAGGCGTCACGAAATCACGCTACGCCGAAGCGTATATTGCAGCGCTAAAGAAACATTGCAAGTAG